ATTCGTAGAGCAGTTCTTTCGCTTGGAAAATCATGCGGGTCGGGTGCCACGGTTTGAGTGTACTCACGCTCACCGTGCCAATTTAACGCATTGTTATTCTTGCGGCTAACTGAGTTGTCATGCTTGGACAGTTCCATGACCTGGTCCCAATTCCTTTACGAAGCAGCATGTTGGCCGTTTGAACGATTTCAACGGCATTTCCTGTCGTGGGTTCTCTGTGTAGTGCTTAGTCTCTGGCTGGTGCACACCACGCTACAGGATGGCGTGGAAGGTCATGCAACCTGTGACTTTGCCGGGCAGTGGATGCATGGCCGGGGCTTCTTTCGTGAAGAAGCTGATCAACTCTACCAGGTGGAAGCGGGCAAACGCTGGCTCAGCGAAGGGTACAAAGACAAATACCTCGAAGATCAGATCAACGATGTGCTCAAAAAAGGTGGGCACAACGATCTCTACGAGAAAGGTATTGCTGGTGCCTTGTACCCGCCAACAGCCAGCGTGGCATTTTCTTATTTTGCTCAATTCACACCTGCTACTGCTCATGCTGTCGCGTTCTTTTTCTACCTCGGCATGTGTTACGGCTCAGGCTGGCTGATCAGCAGAATTACCCAGGGTCGGCTGCAATGGGGCGAAGCCACGCTCTGCATCCTGTTCTTTCCGAATAACTTCATGGGCCTGATGCTGGGCCAGAACCAGGTACTGTCGCTGACCATTCTCTGTGCAGGCTGGTACTGTCACCACCGTCGCTGGCCTTTTGTTGCAGGACTCATTTGGGGGCTGTTTGCATATAAGCCGGTGTTCGCGGTGGCATTGCTCCTGGTGCCGATTGCCTTGCGAAGCCCACGCTGGTTTCTGGGTATGGCACTCAGTGGCATGCTCTGTGTTGCGGGGACATTACCCTATACCAAGGGTCTCGACCCATGGTTTCGCTGGCTGGAGGTGGGAAAGCAGGCCGAGCGATTGTATCAGATTGACCGCAACTGGGTATGGATGAGTCGCGACCTGGTCGGGCTGCCTCGCCGCAAGATGTGGGATGCAGAATCGTTCACCAATGTCTGGCGTTACAACATTGGAGTCTGGCAGCCCGGCTGGTCGTGGTATTACACTGATAGCAAAGGAGAAACCACATTTAGTCCTGGTGTCTGGCTCTTCTGGGGCGATGATTATGATTGGCAAAAACATCAGCGGGTTTACTGGTACGAAAATGAACAGGGCCAGGAAACGGGATACTGGTATCTGACTGTCATCGGCTATGTCCTGCTGGGTTCCGTTGCAGGCTTAACCGTTCTGATTAGCGTGTTTTCCTTCCCTCGACATCGTGATAGTTTCAGCCGAGCCACTGTGGATGGCGTACCAGCTATCTTTGTACTGACCGGCAGCCTGCTCTGTGTCTTCCACTTCATGCACTACGATCTGCTCTCGTTTGCCTTGCCACTGCTTCTGGGATTGGGACAACTCGGCCAATGGCCTTTGCGACGGCGAATTCTTTACATTCTGTTTTATCTCATCTGGCTAGGCAGAACCTGTGCGTTTTATTTTGGAAACGGCATTTTTGCAGTGCCTTGGGAAACTTACCTGTTGCTCATTCTGTGGGGTTGGATGGGCTTTGTTACATGGAAAGAACGCAACATAAATCAACCAGAAAACAAACCTGTTTCAGAAGTTTTGCTGAACCAGAATCAGGATGCACATGAAGTGCTGAATTGAGTCTTGCAACATTCGGTCTGTTTTCTATCGTATCGACGTAGACTTAAATACCCTTCCAGGAGAGTTCAGTATGTCCATGTACATCGGCGAAGCCTTGTGCGGTGAAGGCAATGAAATAGCACACATTGATCTGCTCCTGGGTTCCAAGGATGGTCCCGTAGGCGTGGCATTCGCCAACGCCTTGGCCAACCAGTCTGCAGGCCACAACAATCTGCTGGCCGTTCTGACTCCTAACCTCGTTTGCAAGCCCGCCACCGTGATGATCACCAAGGTCACCATCAAGGGCATGACCCAGGCTGCACAGATGTTTGGCCCTGCTCAAAAAGCAGTTGCCATGGCTATTACCGATTGTGTTGCGGAAGGCGTGCTCCCCAAGGGTACCGCTGATGAACTGGTCTGCGTCTGTGGCGTGTTCATTCACCCGCAAGCAAAAGATAACAAGAAGATTTACCAGTACAACTACGATGCCACCAAGCTGGCGCTCAAACGTGCAGTGAACGTGGAACCGAAGATCGAGGAAATCCTTGCCAAGAAGGATAGCGTCAAGCACCCCATCTTCGAATCATAATCGTAACTGGTTGAAGTGCTTGGAGTTACGAATAATTACATATCCGATTTTCACTCCTGCAGCAATTGCAGGAGTGAAATTCGTGCTGTTTGATGGACTTCCTGCTGGTTGTCCGTATCATTTCTTTCCGGCAAATTATTGCGAATTATGAGCTGAATGCTCGTCAGATATGAGGCTTAGTTATGGCACATAAAAAGGGTCAGGGATCAACACGCAACGGTCGCGATTCCAATCCCCAATACCGTGGTATTAAGGTGTATGGCGGTGCTCGTGTGAGCAACGGCGGCATCATCGTTCGCCAGCGAGGCACACAGTTTCACCCAGGCCGTAATGTAGGCTGTGGCAGTGATTACACGCTCTTCGCACTGGCTGAAGGTACGGTTTACTTCGATCAGAATGGCCGTCGCGTAAACGTCAAGACCGACGAAGTTGCAGTTGCTGGCAAGTAAGCTGGCTTCATTGCATTTGGAAGAGTAGAGTCATGGGTGGCACAGGCCACCCTTTTTTTATCGGTGCAATCATGTTTGTGGATCGTGTTTCATTATTTGTGAAAGGGGGCCATGGCGGACGAGGCAAAGTCAGCTTTTATCGTGCCAAGTATGTCATGAAAGGCCCACCCGATGGTGGCGATGGCGGGCATGGCGGGAATGTCATCATCCGTGCTGTGCCGGGAACCGACAGTCTTGCTGCTGTGTCGAACATCAAACATTGGAAAGCCAAGAACGGCGGCGATGGCGGTGTCAACAACCGTCATGGCTTCCAGGGTGAAGATATGATCATGATCGTTCCACCGGGAACAGTCATACGCGATCGTGATCGGGGCCATGTCATCAAGGATCTCACTGAACCGTTCGAAGAAGTGATCATTGCCAAGGGTGGTTACGGCGGTCGAGGCAACCGTCACTTTGCTACTTCAATCAACCGCTCCCCACGCACGGTAGAACCAGGCCAGGAAGGCGAAGAGCGCTGGATCGTGTTGGAACTGAAACTGATTGCTGATGCCGGGCTGATTGGTATGCCTAACGCAGGCAAATCAACGATGCTGAGCCGATTGTCGCGGGCACAACCCGAAATTGCCGATTATCCGTTTACGACCAAGTTTCCCAACCTGGGTGTGGTGCAGATGGGTTACGAACACGGTTTCGTGCTGGCTGATCTGCCTGGGCTGATTGAGGGTGCTCATACTGGCACTGGGCTAGGGCTTGAATTCCTTCGCCACGTGGAACGTACCAGGGTGCTGATCCACCTCATTGAGCCGTTTCCTGTGGATGAGTCTGATCCTGTTGCCAACTATCGTGCCATCCGTCATGAACTGGAACAGTACAGCAAAGAACTGAGCCAGAAGCCTGAAGTCGTGGCACTCAGCAAGTCTGAACTGACTGAAAGCGAAACGGTTCGCCAGCAATTGGAATCAGCCATCGGCAAGGAAGTGCTGGCAGTCTCTGCAGCAACCGGGCAGGGGCTGTCTACTCTCGTGAGTCAGGTAGTGCAGATACTCAAAGAAACCAAGCCTGAACCGGTAGCGCCAACTCGTGTTACGGTGCCTTTTCCCGATATGCCAGCTGCCCAGATAGGGTCATCCAGTTCATGAAACTGATCGATCTCATTGTGGTAGACGCAGGCAACACTCGTTGCAAGGTGGGGCTGGTGCATGCCGAGCAATTGATGGTGGTGCAGACTTATCCGCTTGCCGAGTGTGATAACGAACCGTGGCGAGACGCCGATTTTCAACACCTGCTTCTGCACCAGGCACGCTGGATCATCTCAGGTTCCAATCCACCGGTGATGAAGCAGCTCGCCCACTGGCTTCTCCGCAACGGGCAAAACTGCACCGTACTGGATGCATCAAGTCATTTGCCACTCACCATCAAAGTGAAGCAGCCTGAACGGGCAGGCCGTGATCGATTGCTCAATGCGCTCGGAGTGCCAACCAGGCCAGCCATCATCATCAGTGCAGGCACTGCCATCACCGTGGATGCAGTGGATACTGATGGTAGTTTTCTGGGCGGTGCCATCTTTCCAGGCCTGCGCTTGATGGCACAAGCCTTGAACGATCATACCGCAGCCCTGCCTTTGATCGATCCCACTCTGCCTGTACCTCCACTGCCTGGAAAATCGACCGAGGAAGCCATGCATGCCGGCATCGTGCAGGCTGCAGCGGGCGGAATCGTAGGCTGCATTACCGAGATGCTCCCCATCATGCAGTCCGATTCATTCAGCATCTACATCACAGGTGGCGATGCAGAATGCCTGATACCCTGGCTGCCCTGGGATGTGGAAATGACACCTCACTTGGCACTACAGGGTCTGATTGTCGCTTCCCAGGCTACGCAGTCATGAACCAGGATGTTGTATGTTGCCTGACCCCGGCAGGGGTATCCGCCCTGGCTGTCGTCGGGTTGCGT
The DNA window shown above is from Planctomycetia bacterium and carries:
- a CDS encoding type III pantothenate kinase, with translation MKLIDLIVVDAGNTRCKVGLVHAEQLMVVQTYPLAECDNEPWRDADFQHLLLHQARWIISGSNPPVMKQLAHWLLRNGQNCTVLDASSHLPLTIKVKQPERAGRDRLLNALGVPTRPAIIISAGTAITVDAVDTDGSFLGGAIFPGLRLMAQALNDHTAALPLIDPTLPVPPLPGKSTEEAMHAGIVQAAAGGIVGCITEMLPIMQSDSFSIYITGGDAECLIPWLPWDVEMTPHLALQGLIVASQATQS
- the fae gene encoding formaldehyde-activating enzyme; protein product: MSMYIGEALCGEGNEIAHIDLLLGSKDGPVGVAFANALANQSAGHNNLLAVLTPNLVCKPATVMITKVTIKGMTQAAQMFGPAQKAVAMAITDCVAEGVLPKGTADELVCVCGVFIHPQAKDNKKIYQYNYDATKLALKRAVNVEPKIEEILAKKDSVKHPIFES
- a CDS encoding DUF2029 domain-containing protein; this encodes MTWSQFLYEAACWPFERFQRHFLSWVLCVVLSLWLVHTTLQDGVEGHATCDFAGQWMHGRGFFREEADQLYQVEAGKRWLSEGYKDKYLEDQINDVLKKGGHNDLYEKGIAGALYPPTASVAFSYFAQFTPATAHAVAFFFYLGMCYGSGWLISRITQGRLQWGEATLCILFFPNNFMGLMLGQNQVLSLTILCAGWYCHHRRWPFVAGLIWGLFAYKPVFAVALLLVPIALRSPRWFLGMALSGMLCVAGTLPYTKGLDPWFRWLEVGKQAERLYQIDRNWVWMSRDLVGLPRRKMWDAESFTNVWRYNIGVWQPGWSWYYTDSKGETTFSPGVWLFWGDDYDWQKHQRVYWYENEQGQETGYWYLTVIGYVLLGSVAGLTVLISVFSFPRHRDSFSRATVDGVPAIFVLTGSLLCVFHFMHYDLLSFALPLLLGLGQLGQWPLRRRILYILFYLIWLGRTCAFYFGNGIFAVPWETYLLLILWGWMGFVTWKERNINQPENKPVSEVLLNQNQDAHEVLN
- the obgE gene encoding GTPase ObgE — encoded protein: MFVDRVSLFVKGGHGGRGKVSFYRAKYVMKGPPDGGDGGHGGNVIIRAVPGTDSLAAVSNIKHWKAKNGGDGGVNNRHGFQGEDMIMIVPPGTVIRDRDRGHVIKDLTEPFEEVIIAKGGYGGRGNRHFATSINRSPRTVEPGQEGEERWIVLELKLIADAGLIGMPNAGKSTMLSRLSRAQPEIADYPFTTKFPNLGVVQMGYEHGFVLADLPGLIEGAHTGTGLGLEFLRHVERTRVLIHLIEPFPVDESDPVANYRAIRHELEQYSKELSQKPEVVALSKSELTESETVRQQLESAIGKEVLAVSAATGQGLSTLVSQVVQILKETKPEPVAPTRVTVPFPDMPAAQIGSSSS
- the rpmA gene encoding 50S ribosomal protein L27 — translated: MAHKKGQGSTRNGRDSNPQYRGIKVYGGARVSNGGIIVRQRGTQFHPGRNVGCGSDYTLFALAEGTVYFDQNGRRVNVKTDEVAVAGK